A part of Procambarus clarkii isolate CNS0578487 chromosome 21, FALCON_Pclarkii_2.0, whole genome shotgun sequence genomic DNA contains:
- the Cdc6 gene encoding cell division control protein 6 homolog, whose translation MPGKQEVIEFPIRKTRSLKSDKIISTETCLNVRSSRAKSRLVKNSTKSPNKTDKFSRLEDVSSSHRKSTQNAEISSAHTNEFGSPRRSSRKKSTLCVSTDNCNSPKRSLFGTVSEAAIICKSPERPHGPRRECSPNQGDTSCSQKGVSNRAAVPIGHNEQVEVEKGLVTPSKRTSLPLSEWENELNSPKRMIVVLHQLPLDSTNITPSKACRKLMPDILTEENSNSHFSTKDTKRELSSPVRFSSLDRSSTTADNRITKLQTPQKSSLSASTSNIAKCDSPSNISRVIFKSPSRPTVKCLNMNSPVKSPLKRLDVNCSLRSPLKRLDDSPRRSPRKFNQENIFSPRRSPRKLALSPTKVNSPSSLVSKLSLTSPSRNMKDIAVGLFKPDATAYRAVRQCLNTGTPTVLVCREKQIGEMEDFLSHHLKNALPGSLYVSGAPGTGKTASLNSIINSLEVTKIKKIFLNCMTLKTSGAIYKTIVSGLGLKLCGTERENMRTIEKAITSSKCPILIMLDEVDQLDSKNQEVLYTIFEWPALAGSTLVLVGIANSLDLTDRILPRLQSRPTFKPKLLHFPPYTKAEIIKIINQRIEEAGLGNMQVIRPSAIQFLAMKVASVAGDVRKALDVCRRAVELCEIQARRQSVLKPSNGSPRKSPRKQENAPLKMVEIPQVMSIFNEVYGSRVITAVTDAPDSFPLQQKVLICSLLLILKHGKTKGVTLGKFHEVYTRVCKKRQMPNMDQTEFLSVCVLLESRGMLQVKRAKEIRSSKVALRLNAEEAERTLGDRSLLASVLEDKESLGKLCKV comes from the exons ATGCCTGGTAAACAAGAAGTAATTGAATTTCCCATTCGGAAGACGAGGTCCTTAAAATCTGATAAAATAATTTCAACAGAAACATGTCTGAATGTCAGAAGTTCTCGTGCCAAAAGCAGATTGGTTAAGAATTCAACAAAGTCACCTAACAAGACCGATAAATTTTCCAGACTTGAAGATGTATCTAGCAGCCATAGAAAATCTACACAAAATGCAGAAATATCTTCCGCTCACACCAATGAGTTTGGAAGTCCACGAAGATCATCAAGAAAGAAGAGTACCTTGTGTGTTTCTACTGATAATTGCAATAGTCCAAAGAGATCTTTATTCGGGACAGTATCTGAAGCCGCTATTATATGTAAAAGTCCAGAGAGACCACACGGTCCTAGACGAGAGTGCTCGCCTAACCAAGGTGATACGTCTTGTAGCCAGAAGGGGGTATCCAACAGGGCAGCTGTACCTATAGGACATAATGAGCAAGTTGAGGTCGAGAAGGGATTGGTGACGCCTAGCAAACGAACAAGTTTACCATTGTCAG AGTGGGAAAATGAATTGAACTCGCCTAAAAGAATGATTGTTGTTCTACATCAACTGCCTCTGGATAGTACAAATATCACGCCATCTAAAGCTTGTCGTAAGCTGATGCCAGACATTTTAACCGAGGAAAATAGTAATTCTCATTTCTCTACTAAGGATacaaagagagaactatcaagtcCAGTCAGGTTTTCCTCTCTGGATAGGTCTTCAACTACTGCAGACAATAGAATAACAAAATTGCAGACTCCTCAGAAATCCTCACTTTCTGCATCCACATCCAATATTGCCAAATGTGACTCTCCAAGTAATATAAGCAGAGTGATCTTTAAGAGTCCATCAAGGCCTACGGTAAAGTGTCTTAATATGAACAGTCCTGTGAAATCACCTCTTAAACGTCTTGATGTAAATTGTTCATTGAGGTCACCTCTGAAGCGCTTAGATGATAGTCCAAGGAGATCACCACGGAAGTTCAACCAAGAAAATATATTCAGCCCACGCCGAAGCCCAAGAAAATTGGCATTGTCTCCCACAAAAGTTAACAGCCCATCATCACTTGTGTCAAAACTCTCTCTAACTAGTCCAAGCAGAAATATGAAAGACATAGCTGTTGGGCTTTTTAAACCCGATG CGACTGCTTACCGTGCAGTACGACAGTGTTTAAACACTGGCACTCCTACAGTACTGGTTTGCCGTGAAAAGCAAATTGGTGAAATGGAGGATTTTCTTAGCCACCACTTGAAGAATGCTTTGCCTGGGTCACTTTACGTCTCTGGAGCTCCAGGCACTGGGAAAACGGCTTCTTTGAACTCCATTATCAACAGTTTAGAG GTAACCAAGATAAAAAAAATATTCCTGAACTGCATGACCCTGAAGACATCAGGTGCCATATACAAAACCATAGTTTCAGGGCTTGGTCTCAAGCTGtgtggaacagagagagagaatatgcgGACCATTGAGAAGGCAATAACATCGTCAAAATGCCCAAT ATTGATTATGCTTGATGAAGTGGACCAGTTGGATAGCAAGAATCAAGAGGTCTTGTACACAATATTTGAGTGGCCAGCACTTGCCGGCTCCACACTAGTGCTAGTGGGCATAGCCAATTCCCTCGACCTGACAGACCGAATTTTGCCCAGACTTCAGTCAAGACCCACCTTCAAACCTAAGTTGCTTCACTTTCCACCATACACCAAGGCTGAGATCATCAAAATTATCAATCAAAGGATTGAAGAG GCTGGCCTAGGGAACATGCAAGTGATTCGACCAAGTGCTATTCAGTTTCTGGCTATGAAAGTAGCTTCGGTAGCAGGTGATGTGCGAAAAGCCCTAGACGTATGCAGACGAGCAGTGGAACTCTGTGAAATTCAAGCACGCAGGCAAAGTGTATTGAAGCCCTCTAATG GGAGTCCTCGGAAATCCCCACGTAAACAGGAGAATGCAccactgaaaatggttgaaatacCTCAGGTTATGTCAATCTTCAATGAGGTTTATGGGTCGCGTGTAATCACTGCTGTAACGGATGCTCCTGATAGTTTTCCTCTTCAGCAGAAGGTGTTAATATGCAGCCTTCTCCTTATCCTCAAACATGGCAAGACAAAAGGTGTTACACTGGGGAAG TTCCATGAGGTTTATACGCGGGTGTGTAAGAAACGTCAAATGCCTAATATGGATCAGACAGAGtttctgtcagtgtgtgtgttgctagagTCCCGGGGAATGCTTCAGGTCAAGCGTGCCAAGGAAATTCGCAGCTCTAAG GTTGCTCTAAGACTGAACGCAGAAGAAGCAGAGCGCACACTCGGTGACCGGAGCCTCCTGGCCAGTGTCCTGGAAGACAAGGAAAGTTTAGGGAAGTTGTGTAAAGTTTAG